One window of the Microplitis demolitor isolate Queensland-Clemson2020A chromosome 10, iyMicDemo2.1a, whole genome shotgun sequence genome contains the following:
- the LOC103570009 gene encoding putative uncharacterized protein DDB_G0277255 isoform X1, with the protein MGKGYKRKTRWRTLNIADCPSAPPGDDDDEDGIRKARDSSTRNTQSTHKSSHPRSSEQKNRTENGVANGDSAGASPSRSSQPKIIFDENEYTRITTPRQDVLFKKGYLARKKVWSGNNASTSATPSTTESQSASHSTADGSETTEDPQLLDYRENGLEEFPNAEPPAQMSYGTFYDHASGYYYEYPVMVVGPPMPGPPMHNLLAAMPCDAVPLRPIEWVNPAFVPKYEQPYCLVDYQNPQVDQQLPPTIHENGVTPTEPETTNGDEPVENGNGSTSWTGSVAGEEPVNGDEQQQSSSAEPQNQQDPQANFDEVIVDSSFPSEPCLETVLAQQLHVSHVGPPVPQPYMYPGHYMFGPALINVNGMTIQSGPMMRTNDMNATTTAFTRRRRKKKLSRRKLRRPLGLDNSEYCGQEEEDYSSEADNNGVQTSSCINNSFVPTSSRPLNPNCKEFEFKPSKIISQTSNVTVVNSVSISKVVSENHSNDLQPSDFKIKNSIDLSSSKPTTPDAHSTPTESPAIVTNIEYATEAIANESSQMNGLANGNGSNETQETEIGVDVTCADFNDIIDKLEDNSTDIPIQNPVDTIVPNGNEDCDRLSNGTVKSVGTNDSRDTPVIQRLPNKEILPKNNVPKKKYKSTKLVREPTPGPECEEQHPSTSELETDLETHVEGVPMGIDAIQAQLNADTSNEDSGFESQTRFSSNRPITDAVTQWLRRANSPELFVTTINNNNNEDSETEDDELEDSEPPKNLQGNPMPALSANSSAYDVTTSSRPASCGEFARTDSPRDGNASSSRKKLRSRGNKKKLPKNKTAVTTNNDNNNNSDGVTLTNRQQRKKSRAAAKLKNKQLNGNCEFTEKDSDAGMRVANNSRITKMDKIESITNGFEESVESSRKIERINIDQVKTYEQGEIVVSIDGKLISTTICGTTIQLENNINNNIDQEGINYQESVNRSAKNSIGSIEEPDMLEYWDSENIEPFNNNNMKPVLQKHDENSQSDEIDNDNNKSCIKVDPVSLDIVRKYYRLARGSVQSISSIEDGICDLKQSDNESKSRLVTPERSTAAHVCGNEIPVISSSNQQYIKLPIDEAIEVYESCYTGKPPGLIFHSNLYKTHSLYGYDRHEGPIPCRTTCCIVQ; encoded by the exons ATGGGCAAAGGTTACAAACGTAAAACACGATGGAGAACATTGAACATCGCTG ACTGTCCATCAGCACCACCGGGTGACGATGACGATGAAGATGGAATACGAAAGGCCCGCGACAGCAGTACCAGAAATACTCAAAGTACCCACAAGTCATCTCACCCGAGGTCTTCGGAGCAAAAAAACAGAACCGAGAACGGAGTTGCGAACGGCGACTCTGCAGGCGCATCGCCCTCAAGATCATCTCAgcctaaaattattttcgacgAAAATGAGTACACGCGTATCACAACACCGCGACAAGATGTACTTTTCAAAAAAGGCTACCTTGCACGTAAGAAAGTTTGGTCGGGCAATAATGCCAGCACAAGTGCAACACCGTCGACTACAGAAAGTCAGTCGGCCTCTCACTCCACTGCTG ATGGTAGTGAGACAACCGAGGATCCCCAGTTACTTGATTACCGTGAAAACGGCCTTGAGGAATTTCCAAATGCCGAACCACCGGCACAGATGAGCTACGGAACATTTTATGATCACGCTAGTGGTTATTATTATGAGTATCCTGTGATGGTCGTCGGACCGCCGATGCCAGGTCCACCAATGCACAATCTTCTAGCCGCTATGCCATGTGACGCAGTACCACTTCGACCAATTGAGTGGGTAAATCCTGCTTTTGTACCCAAATACGAGCAGCCGTACTGCCTTGTCGATTATCAg AATCCTCAGGTAGATCAACAATTGCCACCGACGATTCATGAGAACGGAGTGACTCCAACAGAACCAGAGACTACCAACGGGGATGAACCTGTGGAGAATGGAAACGGCAGTACAAGTTGGACAGGAAGTGTCGCTGGAGAAGAGCCAGTGAATGGAGACGAGCAACAGCAAAGCTCATCAGCAGAACCACAAAATCAGCAGGATCCTCAGGCAAACTTCGACGAAGTGATAGTAGACAGTAGCTTCCCTAGCGAACCATGTCTCGAAACTGTCCTTGCTCAGCAGCTACATGTGTCACATGTGGGGCCGCCCGTACCTCAGCCTTACATGTATCCCGGTCACTATATGTTTGGTCCAGCGCTCATTAATGTCAACG gTATGACTATTCAGAGCGGACCAATGATGAGGACGAACGACATGAATGCTACAACAACGGCATTTACCAGACGCAGAAGGAAGAAAAAGTTGAGCAGAAGAAAACTAAGACGACCTCTTGGTCTG GATAACAGTGAGTATTGCGGacaagaagaagaagactACAGTTCAGAAGCTGATAATAATGGAGTTCAAACTTCAAGTTGTATAAACAACAGTTTCGTTCCAACGAGCAGTCGTCCGTTAAACCCAAACTgtaaagaatttgaatttaagccaagtaaaattatttcacaaacTTCAAATGTTACTGTTGTAAATTCAGTATCAATATCTAAAGTCGTATCAGAAAATCACAGTAACGATTTACAGCCTtccgattttaaaattaaaaattctatagatTTATCAAGTAGTAAACCAACTACTCCAGATGCTCACAGTACCCCGACTGAATCACCTGCGATTGTTACGAACATCGAGTACGCAACAGAGGCAATTGCGAATGAGTCCAGCCAAATGAATGGCCTTGCTAATGGTAACGGCAGTAATGAAACTCAAGAAACTGAAATCGGTGTAGACGTCACGTGCGCTGACTTTAATGACATAATTGATAAGCTCGAAGACAATTCCACGGATATACCAATTCAAAATCCAGTGGATACGATTGTGCCAAACGGAAATGAAGACTGTGATCGACTGTCCAATGGTACTGTTAAGTCTGTAGGAACAAACGATTCACGCGATACGCCTGTGATTCAGCGGTTACCGAACAAAGAAATTTTACCTAAAAACAACGTGCCTAAGAAGAAGTACAAAAGTACAAAATTGGTTCGTGAACCGACCCCTGGTCCAGAATGTGAGGAGCAGCATCCAAGTACATCTGAACTTGAAACAGATCTTGAGACTCACGTCGAGGGTGTGCCCATGGGTATTGACGCTATTCAAGCTCAGCTGAATGCTGACACATCCAACGAAGATTCGGGATTCGAGAGTCAAACGCGTTTTTCCAGCAACCGACCAATAACAGATGCCGTGACACAGTGGCTTCGACGTGCCAACTCACCAGAATTATTTGTCacgacaataaataataacaataatgaagATAGTGAAACGGAGGATGACGAGTTGGAAGACAGCGAGCCGCCAAAAAACTTGCAGGGCAACCCCATGCCTGCACTATCTGCTAATAGCAGCGCGTACGACGTAACAACGTCGTCGCGTCCGGCTAGCTGCGGCGAATTCGCAAGAACCGACTCTCCTCGAGATGGCAATGCATCATCATCACGCAAAAAATTGCGCTCGAggggtaataaaaaaaaattaccaaagaATAAGACTGCGGTTACGacaaataacgataataataataattccgACGGAGTTACTTTGACTAATCGTCAACAACGAAAGAAAAGTCGTGCTGCCGCAaagcttaaaaataaacaattaaatggTAATTGCGAATTCACGGAGAAGGATAGCGATGCGGGTATGAGGGTTGCCAATAACTCTCGGATAACAAAAATGGATAAAATTGAGTCAATAACAAATGGTTTTGAAGAATCTGTTGAATCTAGTCGTAAGATTGAGAGGATCAACATTGATCAGGTTAAAACATATGAACAGGGAGAGATTGTTGTGTCTATTGATGGTAAATTAATATCCACAACTATTTGTGGTACTACCAtacaattagaaaataatattaataataatattgatcaagaaggaataaattatcaagaatcGGTCAATAGAAGTGCGAAAAATTCAATTGGAAGTATCGAGGAGCCAGACATGCTCGAATACTGGGACTCTGAAAACATTGAAccgtttaataataataatatgaagcCGGTACTTCAAAAGCATGATGAAAATTCCCAATCAGATGAAATtgataacgataataataagtCTTGCATTAAAGTCGATCCAGTAAGCTTAGATATTGTTAGAAAGTATTATAGACTAGCACGTGGAAGTGTACAGAGTATTTCGAGCATTGAAGACGGTATTTGTGATTTAAAACAGTCTGATAATGAGTCCAAATCAAGATTGGTAACTCCAGAGCGCAGTACTGCAGCACATGTGTGTGGCAATGAAATTCCTGTGATTTCATCATCTAATCAGCAATATATAAAACTGCCAATAGACGAAGCTATTGAAGTTTACGAAAGTTGTTACACTGGTAAACCACCAGGATTAATATTTCATTCGAATTTATACAAAACCCATTCACTTTATGGCTACGACCGACATGAAGGACCGATTCCTTGCAGAACTACGTGTTGTATTGTTCAGTAA
- the LOC103570009 gene encoding putative uncharacterized protein DDB_G0277255 isoform X2 has translation MQWRRQKKINHVIGSAHHVLLIARYQYAPPGDDDDEDGIRKARDSSTRNTQSTHKSSHPRSSEQKNRTENGVANGDSAGASPSRSSQPKIIFDENEYTRITTPRQDVLFKKGYLARKKVWSGNNASTSATPSTTESQSASHSTADGSETTEDPQLLDYRENGLEEFPNAEPPAQMSYGTFYDHASGYYYEYPVMVVGPPMPGPPMHNLLAAMPCDAVPLRPIEWVNPAFVPKYEQPYCLVDYQNPQVDQQLPPTIHENGVTPTEPETTNGDEPVENGNGSTSWTGSVAGEEPVNGDEQQQSSSAEPQNQQDPQANFDEVIVDSSFPSEPCLETVLAQQLHVSHVGPPVPQPYMYPGHYMFGPALINVNGMTIQSGPMMRTNDMNATTTAFTRRRRKKKLSRRKLRRPLGLDNSEYCGQEEEDYSSEADNNGVQTSSCINNSFVPTSSRPLNPNCKEFEFKPSKIISQTSNVTVVNSVSISKVVSENHSNDLQPSDFKIKNSIDLSSSKPTTPDAHSTPTESPAIVTNIEYATEAIANESSQMNGLANGNGSNETQETEIGVDVTCADFNDIIDKLEDNSTDIPIQNPVDTIVPNGNEDCDRLSNGTVKSVGTNDSRDTPVIQRLPNKEILPKNNVPKKKYKSTKLVREPTPGPECEEQHPSTSELETDLETHVEGVPMGIDAIQAQLNADTSNEDSGFESQTRFSSNRPITDAVTQWLRRANSPELFVTTINNNNNEDSETEDDELEDSEPPKNLQGNPMPALSANSSAYDVTTSSRPASCGEFARTDSPRDGNASSSRKKLRSRGNKKKLPKNKTAVTTNNDNNNNSDGVTLTNRQQRKKSRAAAKLKNKQLNGNCEFTEKDSDAGMRVANNSRITKMDKIESITNGFEESVESSRKIERINIDQVKTYEQGEIVVSIDGKLISTTICGTTIQLENNINNNIDQEGINYQESVNRSAKNSIGSIEEPDMLEYWDSENIEPFNNNNMKPVLQKHDENSQSDEIDNDNNKSCIKVDPVSLDIVRKYYRLARGSVQSISSIEDGICDLKQSDNESKSRLVTPERSTAAHVCGNEIPVISSSNQQYIKLPIDEAIEVYESCYTGKPPGLIFHSNLYKTHSLYGYDRHEGPIPCRTTCCIVQ, from the exons ATGCAGTGGCGCCGACAGAAGAAAATCAACCATGTGATTGGCTCAGCCCATCACGTTCTTCTAATAGCGAGGTACCAATACG CACCACCGGGTGACGATGACGATGAAGATGGAATACGAAAGGCCCGCGACAGCAGTACCAGAAATACTCAAAGTACCCACAAGTCATCTCACCCGAGGTCTTCGGAGCAAAAAAACAGAACCGAGAACGGAGTTGCGAACGGCGACTCTGCAGGCGCATCGCCCTCAAGATCATCTCAgcctaaaattattttcgacgAAAATGAGTACACGCGTATCACAACACCGCGACAAGATGTACTTTTCAAAAAAGGCTACCTTGCACGTAAGAAAGTTTGGTCGGGCAATAATGCCAGCACAAGTGCAACACCGTCGACTACAGAAAGTCAGTCGGCCTCTCACTCCACTGCTG ATGGTAGTGAGACAACCGAGGATCCCCAGTTACTTGATTACCGTGAAAACGGCCTTGAGGAATTTCCAAATGCCGAACCACCGGCACAGATGAGCTACGGAACATTTTATGATCACGCTAGTGGTTATTATTATGAGTATCCTGTGATGGTCGTCGGACCGCCGATGCCAGGTCCACCAATGCACAATCTTCTAGCCGCTATGCCATGTGACGCAGTACCACTTCGACCAATTGAGTGGGTAAATCCTGCTTTTGTACCCAAATACGAGCAGCCGTACTGCCTTGTCGATTATCAg AATCCTCAGGTAGATCAACAATTGCCACCGACGATTCATGAGAACGGAGTGACTCCAACAGAACCAGAGACTACCAACGGGGATGAACCTGTGGAGAATGGAAACGGCAGTACAAGTTGGACAGGAAGTGTCGCTGGAGAAGAGCCAGTGAATGGAGACGAGCAACAGCAAAGCTCATCAGCAGAACCACAAAATCAGCAGGATCCTCAGGCAAACTTCGACGAAGTGATAGTAGACAGTAGCTTCCCTAGCGAACCATGTCTCGAAACTGTCCTTGCTCAGCAGCTACATGTGTCACATGTGGGGCCGCCCGTACCTCAGCCTTACATGTATCCCGGTCACTATATGTTTGGTCCAGCGCTCATTAATGTCAACG gTATGACTATTCAGAGCGGACCAATGATGAGGACGAACGACATGAATGCTACAACAACGGCATTTACCAGACGCAGAAGGAAGAAAAAGTTGAGCAGAAGAAAACTAAGACGACCTCTTGGTCTG GATAACAGTGAGTATTGCGGacaagaagaagaagactACAGTTCAGAAGCTGATAATAATGGAGTTCAAACTTCAAGTTGTATAAACAACAGTTTCGTTCCAACGAGCAGTCGTCCGTTAAACCCAAACTgtaaagaatttgaatttaagccaagtaaaattatttcacaaacTTCAAATGTTACTGTTGTAAATTCAGTATCAATATCTAAAGTCGTATCAGAAAATCACAGTAACGATTTACAGCCTtccgattttaaaattaaaaattctatagatTTATCAAGTAGTAAACCAACTACTCCAGATGCTCACAGTACCCCGACTGAATCACCTGCGATTGTTACGAACATCGAGTACGCAACAGAGGCAATTGCGAATGAGTCCAGCCAAATGAATGGCCTTGCTAATGGTAACGGCAGTAATGAAACTCAAGAAACTGAAATCGGTGTAGACGTCACGTGCGCTGACTTTAATGACATAATTGATAAGCTCGAAGACAATTCCACGGATATACCAATTCAAAATCCAGTGGATACGATTGTGCCAAACGGAAATGAAGACTGTGATCGACTGTCCAATGGTACTGTTAAGTCTGTAGGAACAAACGATTCACGCGATACGCCTGTGATTCAGCGGTTACCGAACAAAGAAATTTTACCTAAAAACAACGTGCCTAAGAAGAAGTACAAAAGTACAAAATTGGTTCGTGAACCGACCCCTGGTCCAGAATGTGAGGAGCAGCATCCAAGTACATCTGAACTTGAAACAGATCTTGAGACTCACGTCGAGGGTGTGCCCATGGGTATTGACGCTATTCAAGCTCAGCTGAATGCTGACACATCCAACGAAGATTCGGGATTCGAGAGTCAAACGCGTTTTTCCAGCAACCGACCAATAACAGATGCCGTGACACAGTGGCTTCGACGTGCCAACTCACCAGAATTATTTGTCacgacaataaataataacaataatgaagATAGTGAAACGGAGGATGACGAGTTGGAAGACAGCGAGCCGCCAAAAAACTTGCAGGGCAACCCCATGCCTGCACTATCTGCTAATAGCAGCGCGTACGACGTAACAACGTCGTCGCGTCCGGCTAGCTGCGGCGAATTCGCAAGAACCGACTCTCCTCGAGATGGCAATGCATCATCATCACGCAAAAAATTGCGCTCGAggggtaataaaaaaaaattaccaaagaATAAGACTGCGGTTACGacaaataacgataataataataattccgACGGAGTTACTTTGACTAATCGTCAACAACGAAAGAAAAGTCGTGCTGCCGCAaagcttaaaaataaacaattaaatggTAATTGCGAATTCACGGAGAAGGATAGCGATGCGGGTATGAGGGTTGCCAATAACTCTCGGATAACAAAAATGGATAAAATTGAGTCAATAACAAATGGTTTTGAAGAATCTGTTGAATCTAGTCGTAAGATTGAGAGGATCAACATTGATCAGGTTAAAACATATGAACAGGGAGAGATTGTTGTGTCTATTGATGGTAAATTAATATCCACAACTATTTGTGGTACTACCAtacaattagaaaataatattaataataatattgatcaagaaggaataaattatcaagaatcGGTCAATAGAAGTGCGAAAAATTCAATTGGAAGTATCGAGGAGCCAGACATGCTCGAATACTGGGACTCTGAAAACATTGAAccgtttaataataataatatgaagcCGGTACTTCAAAAGCATGATGAAAATTCCCAATCAGATGAAATtgataacgataataataagtCTTGCATTAAAGTCGATCCAGTAAGCTTAGATATTGTTAGAAAGTATTATAGACTAGCACGTGGAAGTGTACAGAGTATTTCGAGCATTGAAGACGGTATTTGTGATTTAAAACAGTCTGATAATGAGTCCAAATCAAGATTGGTAACTCCAGAGCGCAGTACTGCAGCACATGTGTGTGGCAATGAAATTCCTGTGATTTCATCATCTAATCAGCAATATATAAAACTGCCAATAGACGAAGCTATTGAAGTTTACGAAAGTTGTTACACTGGTAAACCACCAGGATTAATATTTCATTCGAATTTATACAAAACCCATTCACTTTATGGCTACGACCGACATGAAGGACCGATTCCTTGCAGAACTACGTGTTGTATTGTTCAGTAA